A region of the Phaseolus vulgaris cultivar G19833 chromosome 11, P. vulgaris v2.0, whole genome shotgun sequence genome:
TGAGTTGCATAGGTACATGCATTGACTCATTGTGTAGTAGCTATCTCTTTGTAGTATCTTGTAATGGAAACATGGATACAGTGGGGGGAGGGAACACCCTTTTGGTGCATGCACCTAAACTCGTTATTTCTGATAAGAAAACAGAAAATTGAAGAGGAACAAAAAAGAAGACAGAAACTGAAGTTTAACCAGTGTTTTGCAGACCAGCAGCAATACCCTTCATGGTGAGAATGAGAGTGTCTTCCAAACCAGGGGCATACTCACTTGTTGGGTTAAGTGTTATGAGTTCATCAGCAGGTTTGCTTATCTCTATAGACTCTTTGGAGATGTGAGGACGCAGCTTCACGTTGTAGTTTGGATCACGGATGCGTTTCAATGTGTATGCTTGGCACACATTTAGGGTGGTGATATAAGAATCACGCAACCTAAGTCTTTGCTTCAAGTGTGGATCTCCTTCAAGAAGGTCCTTATGGCCAGCCACCTACCAACACACAACAGGGAACATCAGTTTCTGGGAGAATAACTAATCATACCATCTCATTCATAGGATATATATATGGTTCAATCTTCAAGGATGAACACCTCTTGCATATGGTGTTATGAGTTCATGTAGTAATTTAAGGACAAAACTTATATGCAGTTTCACAGGTTGTCTGCATGTCGTTCTTAAGGTTCTTACTGTCTGatttgtgtttgctgtttttgttgtGATTATGAAGTAACCTTTTCCCCTTCATTTTTGTTTAATCTGTATTTTGCCAAATTTTGATCCGCATTTATAGGTTAACAATATGAAACTACAATTCTTATTAAAGAATAAGAAAGCATTGTCCAAAATAGATTAAAACTTATATGCAGTTTCCTAGATATTTTCAGTGTTGTTTTCCATTAGAATTGAAATTTCATCTAAAAATAGTGATGTGTGTATCCCTCCCATCAACCCAAACCTATACTAAGTTATTCATTGAAGGATGTTTTTGTAAGGTAAATAAAAGAGAGGGTTTCAAGCATAATTGGGATGTTAATGTAGTTTGTGAtagaaaatattactttttcATGTAATGCGGATCTGGATGTCAGCCTAACTGGCTAACTGAGATGTCAGATTTCATGGTAAAAGTAGCATTACCTGAAGGAGGAGTGCCTTGGTTTCTTCATACTTGGTCCTTAACTGCTCCCCAAATGCCCACAGATCCTCTGAAACAAGGAGCTTGTCATACAGAGCAGCAATCCCTGGGTCTCCTTTGGCAAACACCATTTCCACTAAATCAATAGTGACCCTAAAGAAAGGCCATTGATTGTACATCTCCTGCAGCACATGAATATTCCTGACATCCTTCTCAATAACATGTTTGAATGCTGCCCCAAAACCTAGCCACACTGGAAGATGGAACCTTGTCTGGGTCCAGGCAAAGATCCAAGGTATAGCACGCAGTGTCTCAATGCCTCCACTTGGCCTCCTCTTTGCTGGTCGACTTCCTATGTTCATCCTTCCATACTCCAACTCAGGTGTAGCCTGCATTCCACAAGATTCACAGTGATTGTTAAAATTCAAATATCAGTTTACCTACAACAACCAAGGCTTTTTTCACTGTGGGGAAATCAGTTAGGCTGATCAAATGGTGCCATAGTGTTCAACTGTAAATCATGTCTACAGATAAATCATCTCAATATATGGATCAAGTTCACTTCCTAGAgagaaaattgaaagaaaactaAGTGGTTTAATATTTCTGTTAGTCCTGCAAATGTGGCAACTTTGGTTTCAATTTCTGCAAAGAAAATGTGTTTAATTATGAGGACCAAAATCAGCAAAAACATTTTACTATCAATTGGGGTTACATTAGAGGACACGGATTTAAATTTACACGTTCTAAACATGATTTTCTTGAAATGGTCATTAGCATGACATGTCTAAAAGCTCGTTTGTAAGATGATACATCTGACATGCTTCTAGACAAGCCTGAATTTATGAGaataaaaatcaacaaaaacaTTTTACAAACTATGTTAGCAAGAACAAGAAACATATTCAAATTAAACAACATACCAGGCGGAAATACTCAACAAACCGAGGTTCTTTGAACACAATGGACCGGTATTCCTCAGTGGCAATGACAGCCATCTGATCCATCAAAGCCCTCCATTCTGGTTTAGGTGAAATTGGAGGGCGCATTCCATGTTCTAGAGTAGCAGCAGTGAACCTCTGAAGTGTTCTGAAGCACAAATGCTGCTCCCCAAACGATTGCTCAATAACTTCACCTTGCACAGTCACACGCAGTGATCCATGAATTGTATCTGGAGGCTGAGACAAAATAGCAAGATGAGTTGgaccacctcctcttccaacagTCCCTCCTCGACCATGGAACATAGTTAGCTTCACACCATACTCCTTAGCCACCTTTATAAGATCCTCCTGAGCCTTATACAGCTGCCACGCAGCAGAAAACCTTCCAGCATCCTTGCCTGAATCAGAATACCCTATCATCACTTCTTGCTTCCCATTGATCCTGTTTATGTACCAGTCTATGGAGAACAACCGTGCCAGTGCAGCCGGCGCTGCTTCTAGATCATCCAGCTTCTCAAACAATGGCACAACTCTCAATGGGTGCTTGACATGGCACTCACGCTGCAGAAGCTCAACTGCAAGCACATCAGATGGTGCTGTTGCCATTGAGATGATGTATGCTCCAAAATTGTCTGGAGGAAGCTCTGATATCACATGGAATGTGTCCAAAACATCTCTGATTTCTTCGGTTTGGGGAAGGTCAGGGCCAAATAGGGGCCGTTTGCCACTCAATTCGGATAAAAGCCACTGCTGCCGTTTTTCCTCTGACCATTCCTGGTATGAACCTATTTCCAAGTGCTTGGTGATGGCGTCCAAGACATCCGTGTGACGGTCAGATTCTTGCCTTATGTCAAGCCTCACAAGGGATAGTCCGAAAGTAGAGACTTGCCTCAAGAAATCTAGCAGGCTTCCATCAGCAATTGCACGATCACCACAAGCACAGAGTGACCTGTAACAGAGTTCAAGGGGTTCCAAGAACTAGACAACAGTTTAACTTTGATTAGTCTCACAAAATGTAAATGACGTTAGATTTGGTTTAAGCATCTTTTTCCTGTCAGCAAATATACTGGTTTTTGGTTGAAGTCGttgtaacttttttatttatttatgattgttATGATGTTTAAATTTTCTGCTCTTCATCCTTCCCGTCAAATTACAAAAATTCTTATTTGATGGACATAGCTCGAATGTTAGATGAAACATCATCCACTATGTGAATGCTTTTGTAACATAAATGacataaaggataaaaaaatgtaaagttTGAATATTATAGTATAgggatgataaaaaaaatgatatatttacaaGAACAAGAAAGATTTTAAGCCAGCAGCATTTAAGTGGTTCGTTTAACTATGCAAAACTCAGAATTTATGTGTTGGAATGAGATTTTAAAAGACATTTTTCAAAAAACTATGAAGGAACATAATACAAACAAAGCATTCACATAACACCCCCTTGTTCTTcctgttctttgtttctttacCAGCAATCAATTTGTAGAACAAGTTATCTAGTATACAGTAATAGTATAAATATCGATGATAATTCGACAGCGTTAACAAAACACTAAGAAAACTAAACTGTATTAACAACTATGCTGGTCTTGGAGATTTTCACAAAAGGAGGAAATAGCTGCATAACATTGATGGTTTGTAATAGTTGTAAAAGATAGAATATTAGCCACGGAATTTGTACCTCCTCAACATTGGTGAAAGTTTCTTCTTCTGGAATGTCAGAGTAGCCATGAGCTAGCAAATGGCGAGAGCGTTCACGAGTCTGGTAAAGCCTATTCCTTACTTCACCCAGTAACACACGATATGGTTCATTTGGAGGAATGACTTTCCAAAATTCTGTCATGAATTAAGCAAACCAGATAAAAAAAGTGCACAAAAGTGAACCAAATTTAAAGTACAAAACCTATTCATTAAATTTAAAGGATTTTAGTAAACACCTATGTAGTGTTTTGCAACTGCATTTTTCTTGGAAGACCTGTTAAGCTCGTCTGCACGGACCTGTAGCTCATCGTTGCAGCGCCACATTGACAGCTACAGAAACAACATGGGAAATCAGTGCCAGAGTGATAAACTAACATAAATGATCTTATCAAAGGATTCGTGGAACTATTAATTACTTCAAACATAAGATCCTCTATCTGGGAATAGTACAAGGTAGCAGCCATCATTCTAGCCAATAAGCAAACATCTCTGGTCACTTCAGGAGTTACTCTTGGATTGCCTGCATCATATTATTGAACATAGTTAAGCACACATGAGTTATTATGACCCTTACTTCAGACACGCTTAATAGAATCATGACTAGTTTTACAAACTAATAGAAGATAATTAGTAAATGCATATCTTACTGGACATTGCTTAAGGAATTAGAAATTCAATTCTTTTTAGAGATCATGATAAGCACAAGCACTGAAACTTCTTTGGTCTTTAATTGGTCCCATGATATTGTGTGATCCATGCAGCAGATTTCATCTACTATGTTAAGgctttattattattgtttgttGTTAATTAAAAATCATGGAGGAGTTGCATTAAAAATCACAATAGAGATGCATTAGTGATACTTgtcataaaaaaattctatttttaagTTCTTAATCAGGATCCGAATAGCCACTGTTGTTAACATTCTCCCTCATTCTACATTGAGAAATATTATTGGCCAAAGATAAGAACCATACCATCACGATCTCCACCCATCCAAGAAGAAAATTGAATGAGAGGAGCATTATAAGGGACACGTTCATTAATCCCTATGTTCTTCAAAGCTGTATCAACACGACGAAGAAACTCAGGTACACCCTTCCAAATTGTTTCATGGAAGTAACTCATCCCTGCCCTCATCTCATCTTGTGGGGTTGGAGGGGTCCTTCTGATTTCATCAGTGCGGAATGCAGCTTGGATCTACATGAACACAAGTGAAAATAATTCGAAAATGCCATTGAGATGCAACTCGTCTGATTAATTAAAGGAAGATAACTTTCCCTATTATTCTGTGCTTATGAATGGATCATATGGCATTCAAATTTTCAGTTGTGTGAACTTTCTAATTCTATATTTATAAGTGTAGGTGATACCAAGAGAAGTAGTATACAGATATTGGAATAGTTCAACTGCATTAAAGACAAAAGTGGTAATAGTTGCACAAAGATCTATGGTGGTTTTGTATAATATAAGTCCACATTTTTTCTTAACAGATTTAATATATGGCTTTCGTTTTAACAAAACTGAACACAAGAAAAACACAAGCAAAAcgaaataaaaattgataataaacAAATTCCTTTGATGTTGATATTCACCTCCCTCTGTAGAGCCTCATCAAGTTCCTGCTTGTCATCTGGAGTGATGTCTTTGGCATACAATTGAGTTAAACAATTTCTTATCCTGTAAGTCAGAGGAACACATGAAAATTTAGATTCTTCACTTTTTAGTAAATATGTTCATATGGCAGCAAAAAGGATCCCAAAAAATTGATACAAACCTTCCGTGCTTCTGAAGCAAAGATCTACGGACTGATTGAGTAGGATGAGCAGTAAGAACCAGATCAACAGTCTGGTTTTTCAGTTCATCAAAAACTTCCTGAGGAGACTTCTTCAAATCCACCACAAGTTTCTTAAGTGTTTCTTCAATGTCTGATTCAGTTGTGGCACTGTTCTCATCAGCAAAATCACCTTTCTTCAGCTTGTTCCTTCGGCGGTGTGCGATTTGGACCTCTTCAGCTAAGTTGGCCAAGTTAAGCATGTGGGAAAATGACTTGGCAACAACAATGGAATCTCCAGCATCCAAACTAGTTATCAGATTTCCAAGTTCGTCCAGTTTCTTTGAGTCATGATTTCCTTCATACTCAGCAGAAAGCTCATACACCTCTTGAACCTGTTGCAAGAACAAATTAAGCATCACCATAAAACAGTTTTCCAGAATATTGCAAAAGCACATATAAACTGAAATATAAGCTAAGGCCATTTAGATTTCTTATTGCTCATTTCTTTTTCTCTAACTGTGTGTATGTATCTACTGCTGAATCTTCAAAGACCAAGGGGTACGGATTATCTCCAGTGAAAAGAAAAAAGGTTGACATGGTCAAGTCTCATAATCTCACAGTTTATTCATTTAACCATCAACTTCACAAAAGCAAAATATTATATAGATAAAAATTATTGAAGGGGTAAGATCTCTTAGAGTGATTAAGCCATAAGATCCATCAAGAGACAGAAGGGTCACTTTTTTCTCCTTATAAAACTACACATGTAGTCAAAACATTTCCAATAAACAAAGGTTGAATTTGAAATTAACCCCTGATCTTGTGACTCCAGTTTTAGTTTTATGAATTAAAATACTTTAGACTTGGGTGTAGGATTCACAAAATTGAAACCAAAGAGTCAACTGCCAAATTGGAAGGAAGCAAATAGCATTTAAAGCAAAAACTAAAAGTCAACACTAGAATAACCAAAACATAACCCCTCAAGATTCCATTACACATATTGTTCTGTTTCCTTAACACTTCCCAAACCATTAGACTCAACCCAGTACCCAAAATCCTTCACCACATGTAAAGTTCTATGCTTTTCCACACCAAACCAACCACATGATGTTCCACAACAAAATTGAGACACATGGTACTAAAGGTGGGTCAGCATCCAAATCCAAGAGGCTTAGTGAAAACTGAAAATCTCACCGTTTCCTTCAGATCCTCCCCATGTAAATCTTGAAGAATATCAAGGAACCGATCCAAGAGCAAAGCATCATACTCAACCAGTTTGTCATCCTCACTCACTTTGGCAGGAACCAAAAGCCGAAGGTGAGCATCAATGGATGCCATCTTTTCTAAGTTCCTGTTCGCCATTGCAGCCTAACTACCCCAACCTGCCAATATCAAAAGGGTCACACCGAAAGATCCGAAAAAACAAAACTTGAACATAGGAAAATCAAACCAACATCTCCAATGGAGACATTGCCAATGAAAACTTAGTGACAAAGTAGATAAGGCAAAGCAAGTGCCAACAAACACAGCATGGTCtattgaaaacaaaacaaatgtaACTTTTTGATGACAACCATGATGGATCAAACAATCATTAGGATCTAATACAGTACCAGTGTTGAGGGCCAATTGGataagaggaagaagaagatgacgatGATGACGTCAAACAGAGAAGAACCAATGAAAGAGAAGAAGTAAGAGAATCACAGATCCAAAGCGGTGCAGAGAGTGTCTTTATATAGAGAAAGGAGATACATatccaataaataaaaaagagaaggttgtgaaaacaatctttttcttctctctctatCACTAACTTTGGAAGACTAGAAGTAAAGTCCTACTACAAAACCTTCTCCAACTTGTTTAATTTCCGACAGTGACTTTATCAGTGTGCA
Encoded here:
- the LOC137825652 gene encoding phosphoenolpyruvate carboxylase, housekeeping isozyme encodes the protein MANRNLEKMASIDAHLRLLVPAKVSEDDKLVEYDALLLDRFLDILQDLHGEDLKETVQEVYELSAEYEGNHDSKKLDELGNLITSLDAGDSIVVAKSFSHMLNLANLAEEVQIAHRRRNKLKKGDFADENSATTESDIEETLKKLVVDLKKSPQEVFDELKNQTVDLVLTAHPTQSVRRSLLQKHGRIRNCLTQLYAKDITPDDKQELDEALQREIQAAFRTDEIRRTPPTPQDEMRAGMSYFHETIWKGVPEFLRRVDTALKNIGINERVPYNAPLIQFSSWMGGDRDGNPRVTPEVTRDVCLLARMMAATLYYSQIEDLMFELSMWRCNDELQVRADELNRSSKKNAVAKHYIEFWKVIPPNEPYRVLLGEVRNRLYQTRERSRHLLAHGYSDIPEEETFTNVEEFLEPLELCYRSLCACGDRAIADGSLLDFLRQVSTFGLSLVRLDIRQESDRHTDVLDAITKHLEIGSYQEWSEEKRQQWLLSELSGKRPLFGPDLPQTEEIRDVLDTFHVISELPPDNFGAYIISMATAPSDVLAVELLQRECHVKHPLRVVPLFEKLDDLEAAPAALARLFSIDWYINRINGKQEVMIGYSDSGKDAGRFSAAWQLYKAQEDLIKVAKEYGVKLTMFHGRGGTVGRGGGPTHLAILSQPPDTIHGSLRVTVQGEVIEQSFGEQHLCFRTLQRFTAATLEHGMRPPISPKPEWRALMDQMAVIATEEYRSIVFKEPRFVEYFRLATPELEYGRMNIGSRPAKRRPSGGIETLRAIPWIFAWTQTRFHLPVWLGFGAAFKHVIEKDVRNIHVLQEMYNQWPFFRVTIDLVEMVFAKGDPGIAALYDKLLVSEDLWAFGEQLRTKYEETKALLLQVAGHKDLLEGDPHLKQRLRLRDSYITTLNVCQAYTLKRIRDPNYNVKLRPHISKESIEISKPADELITLNPTSEYAPGLEDTLILTMKGIAAGLQNTG